One genomic segment of Anguilla anguilla isolate fAngAng1 chromosome 2, fAngAng1.pri, whole genome shotgun sequence includes these proteins:
- the foxl3 gene encoding forkhead box L3 isoform X2: MMFDNSQYPYNCFNYDGDGYPTCSTEEEKKMCRPAYRSNQRAWQNSIRHNLSLNSCFIKVPRTEGNEKGKGNYWTFATGCESMLDLFENGNFRRRRRRRNVKMGFREPAEPFLPVDGPHGPAVRQLDTDPFYPTDPSHRQAQLNPSLGKPDSEIKFSIDYILSTPDPLPGFRPPLCSAPGASVHLLEPQHLNLHFWTM, from the exons ATGATGTTTGATAATTCGCAGTATCCGTATAACTGTTTCAATTATGACGGAGATGGATATCCCACTTGTAGTActgaggaagagaagaaaatgtGCCGACCTGCTTacag GTCTAACCAGAGAGCTTGGCAAAACTCTATTCGACATAACCTGTCCCTCAACAGCTGTTTCATAAAG GTTCCCAGGACGGAGGGCAATGAGAAAGGGAAAGGTAACTACTGGACATTTGCCACAGGTTGTGAGTCCATGCTGGATCTCTTTGAGAACGGCAACTTTCGACGCCGCCGGCGCAGGCGCAATGTGAAGATGGGCTTCCGGGAGCCGGCCGAGCCTTTCTTACCCGTGGACGGCCCGCATGGGCCCGCGGTCAGGCAGCTGGACACTGACCCCTTCTACCCGACCGACCCGAGCCACAGGCAGGCCCAGCTCAACCCATCCCTGGGAAAACCCGACTCGGAGATCAAGTTCAGCATCGACTACATCCTCTCCACCCCAGACCCCCTCCCTGGCTTCAGGCCCCCTCTCTGTAGTGCTCCGGGAGCTTCAGTTCACCTTCTGGAGCCGCAGCACCTCAATCTGCACTTCTGGACAATGTGA
- the foxl3 gene encoding forkhead box L3 isoform X1: MMFDNSQYPYNCFNYDGDGYPTCSTEEEKKMCRPAYSYIALIAMAIQQSPENRVTLSGIYEFIMKRFPYYRSNQRAWQNSIRHNLSLNSCFIKVPRTEGNEKGKGNYWTFATGCESMLDLFENGNFRRRRRRRNVKMGFREPAEPFLPVDGPHGPAVRQLDTDPFYPTDPSHRQAQLNPSLGKPDSEIKFSIDYILSTPDPLPGFRPPLCSAPGASVHLLEPQHLNLHFWTM; this comes from the exons ATGATGTTTGATAATTCGCAGTATCCGTATAACTGTTTCAATTATGACGGAGATGGATATCCCACTTGTAGTActgaggaagagaagaaaatgtGCCGACCTGCTTacag TTACATCGCACTTATCGCAATGGCCATTCAGCAGAGCCCAGAGAACAGAGTCACTTTATCGGGCATATATGAGTTCATAATGAAGAGGTTTCCTTACTACAGGTCTAACCAGAGAGCTTGGCAAAACTCTATTCGACATAACCTGTCCCTCAACAGCTGTTTCATAAAG GTTCCCAGGACGGAGGGCAATGAGAAAGGGAAAGGTAACTACTGGACATTTGCCACAGGTTGTGAGTCCATGCTGGATCTCTTTGAGAACGGCAACTTTCGACGCCGCCGGCGCAGGCGCAATGTGAAGATGGGCTTCCGGGAGCCGGCCGAGCCTTTCTTACCCGTGGACGGCCCGCATGGGCCCGCGGTCAGGCAGCTGGACACTGACCCCTTCTACCCGACCGACCCGAGCCACAGGCAGGCCCAGCTCAACCCATCCCTGGGAAAACCCGACTCGGAGATCAAGTTCAGCATCGACTACATCCTCTCCACCCCAGACCCCCTCCCTGGCTTCAGGCCCCCTCTCTGTAGTGCTCCGGGAGCTTCAGTTCACCTTCTGGAGCCGCAGCACCTCAATCTGCACTTCTGGACAATGTGA